A region of the Pseudarthrobacter phenanthrenivorans Sphe3 genome:
AACCTACTGCGTTTCGCGCAATTGCTAAACCGCCATCCGAGGCAATTCGCATAACGCATCCCAACCGAGCTGTGGCAAGCAGTTGAGCACGGGATCGCGATTTCACAGCCCTACCATCTGGTTGGAGCTTGCCCTACCTGTAGATAGCAGCGGATTTCCGAGCAGTAGTGCGGTGCCTGACGCACCTCGTCACATCAGAGGGTTCGCAGGACAGGATGTCCGATGGTTTAGCAGTTTTAGCCTGGGGGTGTTCCACGTGAAACATGACGAGTATTTGGCCTTGCACCGCAAGGGTGTCTATATTTCTGGGCCACAGTTGAGAACTCAGCCGTAGGACGCAGCCTCTCCTAGATAGCCCTCACTGCCGCGTCAGGTCGATATCCCGGGGGAGCCCGCGGTAAAGCGGTGCTCGCAATGCTTGAGATTTTGCGTCAGTCAGTAATCAGGACCGCGCTGAAGAAAGGCATATGCAGACCCAACACTCAGCCCGAGCCAGCTCCTATGTAAACCAACGGAACTGGCACTGATGCCCTAGCTGGACACGAAAAAATAGAAAAGGCCTGATCCGCAAAGGGATCAGGCCTTTTCATCGTCTTCGTCGGCTAGTTATTTGAGCCGGGCGCCAATACATCCATGATGCGGTTCAGGTCTTCCACGCTCGCGAACTCAATGCTCACCTTTCCCTTGCGCACACCAAGGGAAATCTTCACGTTCGTATCCAGCCGATCAGAAAGCGAAGAAGCCAAGTAGTCAAGGCGCTCATGGCGGGCGCCGGGCCGCGGAATATTGTTCTTGGCAGGTTTGGCCGGGTCCTGGTACAAGGTCACGGCTTCCTCGGTGGCCCGTACAGACATGCCCTCGGCGACGATTCTCTGCGCAAGCCGCTCCATTGCGGCAGCGTCAGGAAGGGCCAGCAAAGCCCGGGCGTGACCGGCAGAGAGTACACCGGCAGCCACCCGTCGCTGTACCAGCGGCGGGAGCTTGAGAAGCCGCAGGGTGTTGGAAACCTGCGGACGGGAACGGCCAATCCGGTCAGCCAGCTGTTCGTGGGTTGTGCCGAAGTCCTCGAGGAGCTGCTGGTACGCCGCGGCCTCTTCCAGGGGATTCAGCTGGCTGCGGTGCAGGTTCTCCAGCAGTGCATCGCGCAGGAGGTCGTCGTCAGTAGTGTCGCGGACAATCGCGGGGATAGTTTCGAGGCCCGCGGCCTGGACTGCCCTCCACCGGCGCTCACCCATGACCAACTCATACGGTTCGCTACCGTCTTCAGTTGACTTTCGCACGACAATTGGCTGGAGCACACCGATCTCGCGCACGGAGTGAACCAGCTCCGCCATGTCGTCCTCATCAAAGACAGAGCGGGGCTGTTTGCGGTTCGGGTGGATATCCGCCACGGGAATCTCGGCGAAGTGGGCGCCGGGTACATCCACCAGTTCAACACCAGAGTCAGGGCGGGCCGGTTCTTCAATCCGTTCGGCGGGGACTTCGGCAGTTGAGGGTGCGCCCCCGCCGGGTGTCTGTACCTTGTCCTGCTCAGGCCCATCATTCGGCTCAGCATTCGTGGCGGCTTCCGATCCGGAGCGCGCTGCCGCATCATCCGGGTCCTTGCCGGCGGTACGGGACTTGGGCACTGCGGACTTTCCAGTTGTTCCCTTACCCGCCAGCGCCTTCGATGCGGAGGGCTTGGTGGAGGCAGCTGCAGGACGTGCACCGGCAGCCTTGGCCGCGGCTCCGTTCTCGGCGGTCTCCTCGGAAGGTTCAGTCTTCTTTCGCCCCTCAGGAAAAAACAGATCCACCGGACGCGACACGGTTGGTGCGTTTCCCGACCCGTTGGCAGCGGCGGAACTTGGAATCAGCGCGCCAAGACCGCGGCCTAGGCCCCGTCGCTTCTCGCTCATTGGTAATCCCTCCAGTGGTAGAGCTTGGCCTGGCCGTGCTCCGGTCGTTGCAGTGTGAAGATTTTAGCGCTCTGCTATTTCGGCAGCGGCTTCCAGGTAAGACAGGGCTCCGCTGGAGGAAGGGTCGTACGTCATGACGGTCTGCTGGTAGCTCGGCGCTTCCGAGATGCGCACCGAACGGGGAACAACAGCTGACAGGACCTGATCGGGGAAGTGCTGGCGGACCTCGGCGGCAACCTGGGCGGCGAGGTTTGTGCGGCCGTCGTACATCGTCAAGAGAATGGTGGAAACCACCAGATCAGCATTCAGGTGCTTCTGGATCATCTCAATGTTCTTGAGGAGCTGGCTGAGTCCCTCCAGCGCATAGTATTCGCACTGAATCGGGATGAGAACCTCGTTGGCAGCGCAGAAGGCGTTAACAGTAAGAAGGCCAAGACTGGGCGGGCAGTCGATAAAGATGTAGTCGAGCCGCTGCTCGCCGTTCTTCTCCCGCACCTTGGCATAGACGTCGATGGCGCGGCGGAGCCGCTGCTCACGTGCCACCAGCGAAACCAGTTCTATCTCAGCGCCGGCAAGATGAATGGTGGCCGGTGCACAAATGAGGTTATCGATATCCGGGCATGGGGCCACCACGTCGGCAAGGGGGACATCGTTTATCAGCACGTCATAGATGCTGTCCACATCTGCATGATGTTCTATCCCCAGTGCCGTAGAAGCATTTCCCTGTGGGTCAATATCAATGACCAGCACGTTCAGGCCCGCCGCGGCGAGGGCTGCTGCAATGTTCACGGTGGTGGTGGTTTTACCCACACCACCTTTCTGGTTGGAAACAGTAAAGACGCGCGTGTTCTCAGGGCGGGGAAGCTGACGGCCCACAAGCCGCTCGCGGCGTTTGGTCTCATGCGCCAGTTCACGCGCGATAGGACTGGAATCGTCAATAGCGTCGATGATGTTTGATCTACCCAGAGAAGTTGTTTCACGTGAAACGGCAACGGCCTTGGATGCATCCGCCAGCCTGTCGGGATGAATACCCCCTCTTATCGGAGTTCCCAAAGGACCAGCGACGGAACGTGCTGACCCCAAAGACACAAACGGTGGTATCCGTTGTGTGGAGGCTTCGCTACTGGTCACTGGGGCACACTCACTCTCGTTCGGCCAAATTTGCTGCCGTTGTCTAGCCTAACTGGTGGACCCGGCAGAGTTTGGTTACCGGGCCCGAACTAGGCCTTCTTTTGGGACTTGTTTACAACGATGCGCACCACAGTGGTGGGTTCCTCCAACAGGCCCTCGCCCACGGTCAGAACGGACGTCTGAACGCCCCCCAGTTTCCGGATAACTTTCGCAGCCTTCTCAATTTCCTCGCCGGCGCTCCGGCCCTTGATGGCAACCACTTCACCGTGGCCGCCAAGAAGGGGAATGGTCAGGCCAGCCAGATTACTCAAGGCCGACACAGCCCGGGCAGTAACCACATCGGCTTCCACCTGTCCCACAGCCAGTTCCGCCCTGGTTCGCATCACGGTGACGTTGTCCAGTCCCAGATCGTCCACTACTTCCTGGAGCCAGATAACGCGCCGCTCCAGCGGTTCGATCAGGGTCAGTTCGAGGTCCGGACGTGCAATGGCAAGGCACAGCCCGGGCAAGCCGGCACCGCTGCCGACGTCGGCCACGTGGCTTCCCTCGGCGATTTCACTTTCGATGACAGCGCAGTTCAGGACGTGACGGCTCCACAGGCGTGGTATCTCCCGCGGCCCGATGAGGCCGCGCTCCGTACCGGACGTGGCCAGGTGTTCCACGTAGCGCTTGGCCAGGTCCAGCCGGTCGCCGAAGATCTTCTCAGCTGCCACCAGTTCAGCTGCCGTGATGTCAACCATGATTAACGGTTCAGCAATTCTCTAGTGGGCGGAAACAACAATATGGCGGCCGGCGCCTTCACCCTCGGACTCACTTACCAGGCCAAGATCAGCAACGGCATCGTGAACGATTTTGCGCTCGTACGCGCTCATGGGCTTCAGTGCAACCGGCTTGCCGCTTTCCTTGACGGACGCTGCGGCGTCTTCTGCAATCTTCTGCAGGTGGCCCGTCCGCTCCTGCCGGTAACCATTGATATCCAGTACCAGCCGGGACCGGTTGTCCGTTGCAGACAACACGGAAAGCCGGGTGAGTTCCTGAAGGGCTTCGAGGACTTCTCCGTCCTCACCCACCAGGCTGTCCAGGGCATCGGATTCTTCCTCGGTCACGATCGAGATGTACGTGCGCCCGTTGCGGACTTCAATGTCGATGTCCCCATCGATGTCAGCGATGTCCAGCAACTCCTCAAGGTAGTCTGCTGCGACGTCCCCCTCCTCCTCCAGGCGGCTGGCTGAGGAAGCCTTGGGGGAGGAAGACTCCCCGTTCGCGGACGCGTCCTGATCGTCAATGATCTCTTCGGAAAGGGCGTGTTCGGTGCTCTCGGCTGACATTACTTCTTCTTCCTGTTCTTGCGTTGTGGCTGGATGCGCTGGCCCTTGGCCTGGGCGACGGCCGCAGCCGCGGCAGCGTCGGCGGCCGCGTCGTCTTTTTTGCCCCCCAAAATGGGGAGGGCCGGGAGGCCCTTGGCGGCACGACGTTCGGCGAGGGCCTTGGCGGCGGGGGATCCCGGCGTCGGCATGCGGCGGATTACGAAGAACTGCTGGCCCATGGTCCACAGGTTGGTGGTGGTCCAGTAGATGAGGACTCCGATGGGGAAGTTGATGCCGCCCACGCCGAACACGATGGGCAGGATGTAGAGCATCATCTTCTGCTGCCGCATGAACGGGCTGGCCATGGCTTCTTCAGACATGTTCTTGGCCATGATCTGCTTCTGCGTGATGAACTGCGAGGCGGTCATGGCAAGGATCATCAGGATGGAAAGGATCCAGACGGCGACGACGTTGCCGCCGGGAGGAGTGCCGTGGAGCAGGGTTGCGGAAAGCGGGGCACCGAAAATGGTGGACTGGTCGAACTGAACCACTTGCTCGTGGTTCATGGCACCAATGCCTTCGCCCCCGCGGCTCGCCGTCGAAATGCCGGACAGCACGGTGAACAGCGCGAAGAAGAAGGGCATCTGGATCAGCATGGGAAGGCATGCGGAGAAGGGATTGGTGCCGTGCTTCTTGTACATGGCCATCTGTTCCTGCGCCATTGCCTGGCGGGACAGCTGGTCGGTCTTGCCCTTGTACTTGTCCTGGAGCTTCTTCAGGTCAGGCTGCAACAGCTGCATGCCGCGCTGCGCCTTAATCTGCTTGACGAAAACGGGGATCAGGGCGGCGCGGATCACCAGCACCAGGCCGATGATGGACAGCGTCCATGTCCAGCCGGAAGCCTCCGGCAGCC
Encoded here:
- a CDS encoding ParB/RepB/Spo0J family partition protein; its protein translation is MSEKRRGLGRGLGALIPSSAAANGSGNAPTVSRPVDLFFPEGRKKTEPSEETAENGAAAKAAGARPAAASTKPSASKALAGKGTTGKSAVPKSRTAGKDPDDAAARSGSEAATNAEPNDGPEQDKVQTPGGGAPSTAEVPAERIEEPARPDSGVELVDVPGAHFAEIPVADIHPNRKQPRSVFDEDDMAELVHSVREIGVLQPIVVRKSTEDGSEPYELVMGERRWRAVQAAGLETIPAIVRDTTDDDLLRDALLENLHRSQLNPLEEAAAYQQLLEDFGTTHEQLADRIGRSRPQVSNTLRLLKLPPLVQRRVAAGVLSAGHARALLALPDAAAMERLAQRIVAEGMSVRATEEAVTLYQDPAKPAKNNIPRPGARHERLDYLASSLSDRLDTNVKISLGVRKGKVSIEFASVEDLNRIMDVLAPGSNN
- a CDS encoding Jag family protein — translated: MSAESTEHALSEEIIDDQDASANGESSSPKASSASRLEEEGDVAADYLEELLDIADIDGDIDIEVRNGRTYISIVTEEESDALDSLVGEDGEVLEALQELTRLSVLSATDNRSRLVLDINGYRQERTGHLQKIAEDAAASVKESGKPVALKPMSAYERKIVHDAVADLGLVSESEGEGAGRHIVVSAH
- a CDS encoding ParA family protein, producing the protein MTSSEASTQRIPPFVSLGSARSVAGPLGTPIRGGIHPDRLADASKAVAVSRETTSLGRSNIIDAIDDSSPIARELAHETKRRERLVGRQLPRPENTRVFTVSNQKGGVGKTTTTVNIAAALAAAGLNVLVIDIDPQGNASTALGIEHHADVDSIYDVLINDVPLADVVAPCPDIDNLICAPATIHLAGAEIELVSLVAREQRLRRAIDVYAKVREKNGEQRLDYIFIDCPPSLGLLTVNAFCAANEVLIPIQCEYYALEGLSQLLKNIEMIQKHLNADLVVSTILLTMYDGRTNLAAQVAAEVRQHFPDQVLSAVVPRSVRISEAPSYQQTVMTYDPSSSGALSYLEAAAEIAER
- the rsmG gene encoding 16S rRNA (guanine(527)-N(7))-methyltransferase RsmG; the protein is MVDITAAELVAAEKIFGDRLDLAKRYVEHLATSGTERGLIGPREIPRLWSRHVLNCAVIESEIAEGSHVADVGSGAGLPGLCLAIARPDLELTLIEPLERRVIWLQEVVDDLGLDNVTVMRTRAELAVGQVEADVVTARAVSALSNLAGLTIPLLGGHGEVVAIKGRSAGEEIEKAAKVIRKLGGVQTSVLTVGEGLLEEPTTVVRIVVNKSQKKA
- the yidC gene encoding membrane protein insertase YidC codes for the protein MDFFETIMFPFKWLVSIIMVGFHEGLTAIGLPEASGWTWTLSIIGLVLVIRAALIPVFVKQIKAQRGMQLLQPDLKKLQDKYKGKTDQLSRQAMAQEQMAMYKKHGTNPFSACLPMLIQMPFFFALFTVLSGISTASRGGEGIGAMNHEQVVQFDQSTIFGAPLSATLLHGTPPGGNVVAVWILSILMILAMTASQFITQKQIMAKNMSEEAMASPFMRQQKMMLYILPIVFGVGGINFPIGVLIYWTTTNLWTMGQQFFVIRRMPTPGSPAAKALAERRAAKGLPALPILGGKKDDAAADAAAAAAVAQAKGQRIQPQRKNRKKK